In the Pseudomonas sp. ADAK2 genome, one interval contains:
- a CDS encoding Mpo1 family 2-hydroxy fatty acid dioxygenase: MKSLVDHLSQYAAYHRDPRNIVSHFIGIPLIVVAVAVLLSRPQWAGGWVSPAVLLALASAWFYLRLELRLGVLMTVLLGLCIWAGQMLAQQSTMIWLSSGVAMFVIGWAIQFVGHHYEGRKPAFVDDVTGLIVGPLFVVAELAFLLGLRHDLKEQIEARVGGVRLRQKNAAV, encoded by the coding sequence ATGAAAAGCCTCGTTGACCATCTCAGTCAATACGCCGCGTATCACCGTGACCCGCGCAATATCGTCAGCCACTTTATCGGTATTCCACTGATTGTGGTGGCGGTGGCGGTTTTGCTGTCGCGGCCGCAATGGGCGGGAGGCTGGGTTTCACCGGCGGTGCTGCTGGCGCTGGCGTCGGCGTGGTTTTATCTGCGCCTGGAGCTGCGCCTCGGGGTGTTGATGACGGTGTTGCTGGGCTTGTGCATTTGGGCAGGGCAAATGCTCGCGCAGCAAAGCACCATGATCTGGCTGAGCAGTGGCGTGGCGATGTTTGTGATTGGCTGGGCGATTCAGTTTGTCGGCCATCATTACGAAGGACGCAAACCGGCGTTTGTCGATGATGTGACGGGGTTGATTGTCGGGCCGTTGTTTGTGGTGGCGGAGTTGGCGTTTTTGTTGGGGTTGCGGCATGACCTCAAGGAGCAGATCGAGGCGCGGGTGGGCGGTGTGCGTTTGCGTCAGAAAAACGCAGCGGTGTAG
- a CDS encoding sulfate/molybdate ABC transporter ATP-binding protein, with amino-acid sequence MSIEVRNVSKNFNAFKALNDISLDIQSGELVALLGPSGCGKTTLLRIIAGLETPDKGSIVFHGEDVSGHDVRDRNVGFVFQHYALFRHMTVFDNVAFGLRMKPKNQRPSESQIAVKVHELLNMVQLDWLSDRYPEQLSGGQRQRIALARALAVEPKVLLLDEPFGALDAKVRKELRRWLARLHEDINLTSVFVTHDQEEAMEVADRIVVMNKGVIEQIGSPGDVYENPASDFVYHFLGDSNRLHLGDDKHVLFRPHEVSLSRHELEDHHAAEVRDIRPLGATTRVTLKVEGQSELIEAEVVKDHDSLVGLAKGETLFFKPKVWQKVANI; translated from the coding sequence ATGTCGATCGAAGTGCGTAACGTCAGCAAGAATTTCAACGCGTTCAAGGCCCTGAACGACATCAGCCTGGACATCCAGAGCGGCGAACTCGTGGCGCTGCTCGGCCCGTCCGGCTGCGGCAAGACCACGCTGCTGCGGATCATCGCCGGCCTGGAAACCCCGGATAAAGGCAGCATCGTGTTCCACGGCGAAGACGTGTCCGGCCACGATGTGCGTGATCGCAACGTCGGTTTCGTGTTCCAGCACTACGCCTTGTTCCGCCACATGACGGTGTTCGACAACGTCGCGTTCGGCCTGCGCATGAAGCCGAAAAACCAGCGCCCGAGCGAAAGCCAGATCGCGGTCAAAGTCCACGAATTGCTGAATATGGTGCAACTGGATTGGCTGTCGGATCGCTACCCGGAGCAACTGTCCGGTGGGCAGCGCCAGCGGATTGCCCTGGCCCGCGCCTTGGCAGTGGAGCCGAAAGTATTGCTGCTCGACGAACCGTTCGGCGCACTGGATGCCAAGGTTCGCAAAGAACTGCGTCGCTGGCTGGCGCGGTTGCACGAAGACATCAACCTGACCTCCGTGTTCGTGACCCACGACCAGGAAGAGGCGATGGAAGTCGCAGATCGCATCGTGGTGATGAACAAGGGTGTGATCGAGCAGATCGGTTCACCGGGCGACGTCTACGAAAACCCGGCCAGCGATTTCGTTTATCACTTCCTCGGCGATTCGAACCGTCTGCACTTGGGGGACGACAAGCACGTGCTGTTCCGCCCCCACGAAGTGTCGCTGTCGCGGCATGAGCTGGAGGACCACCACGCGGCTGAAGTGCGGGATATCCGACCGTTGGGCGCTACCACGCGGGTGACGTTGAAGGTGGAAGGGCAAAGCGAATTGATCGAGGCGGAAGTGGTGAAGGATCACGACAGTCTGGTCGGGTTGGCCAAGGGTGAGACGTTGTTCTTCAAGCCCAAGGTCTGGCAGAAAGTCGCCAATATCTAA
- the cysW gene encoding sulfate ABC transporter permease subunit CysW, whose product MSQSSIAAASSANAARRGSATSRRILIGLCWLVFTLFLLLPLFIVVSQGLKNGLGAFFTAIFEPDALSALKLTVIAVLISVPLNVVFGVSAAWCVSKYSFRGKSMLVTLIDLPFSVSPVIAGLVYVLMFGAQGLFGPWLQDHDIQIVFALPGIVLATIFVTVPFVARELIPLMQEQGTQEEEAARLLGANGWQMFWHVTVPNIKWGLIYGVVLCTARAMGEFGAVSVVSGHIRGVTNTLPLHVEILYNEYNHVAAFAVASLLLIMALFILLLKQWSENRINRLRASAAEE is encoded by the coding sequence ATGTCCCAATCGTCTATTGCGGCCGCCTCTTCGGCCAACGCTGCCCGCCGTGGCAGCGCTACTTCACGGCGCATCCTGATCGGCTTGTGCTGGCTGGTCTTCACCCTGTTTTTATTGCTGCCGCTGTTTATCGTGGTCTCCCAGGGCCTGAAAAACGGCTTGGGCGCGTTCTTCACCGCGATCTTTGAACCGGACGCCTTGTCGGCGCTGAAACTCACGGTCATCGCCGTGCTGATTTCGGTGCCGCTGAACGTGGTGTTTGGCGTCAGCGCGGCGTGGTGCGTGAGCAAGTACTCGTTCCGTGGCAAGAGCATGCTGGTGACGCTGATCGACTTGCCGTTCTCGGTGTCGCCGGTGATTGCCGGTCTGGTCTACGTGCTGATGTTCGGCGCCCAGGGCCTGTTTGGGCCGTGGCTGCAGGATCACGACATCCAGATCGTCTTCGCCTTGCCGGGCATCGTGCTGGCGACGATTTTCGTCACCGTGCCGTTCGTGGCCCGTGAGCTGATCCCGCTGATGCAGGAACAAGGCACCCAGGAAGAAGAGGCCGCGCGCCTGCTGGGCGCCAATGGCTGGCAGATGTTCTGGCACGTCACCGTTCCCAATATCAAATGGGGCCTGATCTACGGCGTGGTGCTGTGTACCGCGCGGGCGATGGGTGAGTTCGGTGCGGTGTCGGTGGTTTCCGGGCACATTCGCGGGGTGACCAACACCTTGCCGCTGCACGTCGAGATCCTCTACAACGAATACAACCACGTGGCCGCGTTCGCTGTGGCGAGCCTGTTGCTGATCATGGCGCTCTTCATCCTGCTGCTGAAGCAGTGGAGCGAAAACCGTATTAACCGCCTGCGCGCCAGCGCCGCGGAGGAATAA
- the cysT gene encoding sulfate ABC transporter permease subunit CysT, with translation MSRRISPVIPGFGLTLGYTLVYLSLIVLIPLAAMFIHASQLTWDQFYAIVTAPRVLAALKLSFGTALYAAIINGIIGTLLAWVLVRYTFPGRKIIDAMIDLPFALPTAVAGIALTALYTPTGLVGQFAADMGFKIAYTPLGITLALTFVTLPFVVRTVQPVLADIPREVEEAAACLGAKPLQVFRHILVPALLPAWLTGFALAFARGVGEYGSVIFIAGNMPMKTEILPLLIMVKLDQYDYTGATSIGVLMLVVSFVLLLLINLLQRRIETP, from the coding sequence ATGTCGCGTCGTATCTCCCCCGTCATACCCGGCTTCGGGCTGACGCTGGGCTACACCTTGGTGTACCTCAGCCTGATTGTGCTTATTCCACTGGCGGCGATGTTCATCCATGCCTCCCAACTCACCTGGGATCAGTTCTACGCCATCGTCACCGCGCCGCGAGTGCTGGCGGCGTTGAAGCTGAGCTTCGGCACGGCGCTGTATGCCGCGATCATCAACGGCATCATCGGCACGTTGCTGGCCTGGGTGTTGGTGCGCTACACCTTCCCGGGGCGCAAGATCATCGACGCGATGATCGACCTGCCGTTCGCCCTGCCCACCGCTGTCGCCGGTATCGCGCTGACCGCGCTGTACACGCCGACCGGCCTGGTCGGGCAGTTCGCCGCGGACATGGGTTTCAAGATCGCCTACACCCCGCTCGGCATCACCCTGGCACTGACCTTCGTCACGCTGCCGTTCGTGGTGCGCACGGTGCAGCCGGTTCTGGCCGACATCCCCCGTGAAGTCGAAGAAGCGGCGGCGTGCCTCGGCGCCAAACCGTTGCAGGTGTTCCGCCATATCCTCGTACCGGCGCTGCTGCCAGCCTGGCTGACCGGGTTTGCCCTGGCGTTTGCCCGGGGCGTCGGCGAGTACGGTTCGGTGATTTTCATCGCCGGCAACATGCCGATGAAAACCGAGATCCTGCCGCTGCTGATCATGGTCAAGCTCGACCAATACGATTACACCGGTGCTACCTCCATTGGCGTGTTGATGCTGGTGGTTTCCTTCGTCCTGTTGCTGCTGATCAACTTGCTGCAGCGGCGCATCGAAACCCCATAA
- a CDS encoding sulfate ABC transporter substrate-binding protein, with translation MSSIRHFALAALASALFAGSAVAKDYELLNVSYDPTRELYQDYNAEFINFWKKDHAGDNVKIQQSHGGSGKQGRAVIDGLRADVVTLALAGDIDEIAKLGKTLPADWQTRLPEASTPYTSTIVFLVRKGNPKGIKDWGDLVKNDVSVITPNPKTSGGARWNFLAAWAYGLKANGGDEAKAKDYIQTLFKHVPVLDTGARGSTITFVNNGQGDVLLAWENEAFLALKEDGGADKFEIVVPSLSILAEPPVAVVDKNAEKKGNEQIAEAYLKHLYSPAGQEIAAKNFYRPRDKDVAAKYAKQFPKLDLVTIDKDFGGWKTAQPKFFNDGGVFDQIYQAQ, from the coding sequence ATGTCGTCGATTCGTCATTTCGCTTTGGCCGCGCTGGCCAGCGCCCTTTTTGCGGGTTCCGCGGTTGCCAAGGATTACGAGCTGCTCAACGTGTCGTATGACCCGACCCGCGAGCTGTATCAGGACTACAACGCCGAATTCATCAACTTCTGGAAGAAAGACCACGCGGGCGACAACGTGAAAATCCAGCAGTCTCACGGTGGTTCGGGCAAACAGGGCCGTGCGGTCATCGATGGTCTGCGCGCCGACGTGGTGACCCTGGCCCTGGCCGGTGACATCGACGAAATCGCCAAACTCGGCAAGACCCTGCCGGCCGACTGGCAGACGCGTCTGCCGGAGGCGAGCACCCCTTACACCTCGACCATCGTGTTCCTGGTGCGCAAGGGCAACCCTAAAGGCATCAAGGACTGGGGCGACCTGGTCAAGAACGACGTGTCGGTCATCACCCCGAACCCGAAAACCTCCGGTGGTGCACGCTGGAACTTCCTCGCGGCCTGGGCTTATGGCCTGAAAGCCAACGGCGGTGACGAGGCCAAGGCCAAAGATTACATCCAGACCCTGTTCAAGCACGTACCTGTGCTGGACACCGGTGCTCGCGGCTCGACCATCACCTTCGTCAACAACGGTCAGGGCGACGTGTTGCTGGCCTGGGAAAACGAAGCGTTCCTGGCATTGAAAGAAGACGGCGGCGCGGACAAGTTCGAGATCGTCGTGCCTTCGCTGTCGATCCTCGCCGAGCCGCCAGTGGCCGTGGTCGACAAGAACGCCGAGAAGAAGGGCAACGAACAGATCGCCGAAGCCTATCTCAAGCACCTGTACAGCCCGGCCGGTCAGGAAATCGCCGCGAAAAACTTCTACCGTCCACGTGACAAAGACGTAGCGGCCAAATACGCCAAGCAGTTCCCGAAACTGGACCTTGTGACCATCGACAAAGACTTCGGCGGCTGGAAAACTGCCCAACCGAAATTCTTCAATGACGGTGGCGTGTTCGACCAGATTTACCAGGCGCAGTAA
- the oscA gene encoding sulfur starvation response protein OscA, with protein sequence MSASLRSVDGQDEATILREIQSALRDLRFGAVEITVHNAQVVQIERKEKFRLQNPANKPS encoded by the coding sequence ATGAGCGCATCCCTACGTAGCGTTGACGGCCAGGACGAAGCAACCATTTTGCGTGAGATCCAGAGCGCATTGCGTGATCTGCGTTTCGGCGCGGTGGAGATCACTGTGCACAATGCCCAGGTGGTCCAGATCGAACGCAAAGAGAAATTCCGCTTGCAGAACCCGGCCAACAAGCCGAGCTGA
- the dibA gene encoding phosphodiesterase DibA yields MSATYRDALRAALLYLVLSVAWLQFSGYLLNSFFDSSHELLRWQLINGYAWVLLSAGLIFLARARLFRCLGIGAKLRERHEDRERLRQAAAVFDCTREGVLVTDSQGLIVHVNRAFMEITGYQSAEVLGQQPSLFKSGHHPPAFYQAMFAMLDSTGEWSGEIWNRRKSGEIYPQWQTIRLIHDDLGRISHYVAVFSDISAIKNSEHELMHLAHHDPLTDLPNRLLFNDRVEQALTSAQLHKRGCALLMIDLDHFKMINDSLGHNIGDQMLKAVAERFKGLFTPGITLARLGGDEFAVLAENCPQLVQAAALAQRIIDGLKEPFEIDGHQLFINASIGISLFPSDALSAEQLLRNADSALFKAKSTGRDGYALYTEELTAHAQQRVEIAFELRRALELQELRVYYQPVHDLKTSRLIGVEALVRWEHPQRGLISPAEFIPVAERTGLIAEIDAWVMQQACQQMCQWQQAGVVLSFVAVNVSSRLFARRELYQQVAHVLHETGLDPAYLELEVTESAVMDDPEVALEQMHRLRELGVRLAIDDFGTGYSSLLRLKRLPVQKLKIDQGFVAGLPWDEDDGAIVRVIIALAKSMGMQVHAEGIEQAEQAGFLLEHDCDLGQGYWFGRPVPAEQLDWARAPVIG; encoded by the coding sequence ATGTCAGCCACATACCGCGATGCCTTGCGTGCAGCGCTGCTTTACCTGGTGCTTTCAGTAGCCTGGCTCCAGTTCAGTGGTTATTTATTGAACAGTTTCTTCGATAGCTCACATGAACTGTTGCGATGGCAACTGATCAACGGTTACGCCTGGGTACTGCTCAGCGCCGGATTAATCTTCCTCGCCCGGGCCAGATTGTTCCGCTGCCTGGGGATCGGCGCCAAATTGCGTGAGCGGCATGAAGACCGCGAGCGCTTGCGCCAGGCTGCCGCCGTGTTCGATTGCACCCGCGAAGGGGTGCTGGTGACCGACAGCCAAGGCCTGATCGTGCATGTGAACCGGGCGTTTATGGAAATCACCGGTTATCAGAGTGCAGAAGTCCTGGGCCAGCAGCCGAGCCTGTTCAAGTCCGGTCACCACCCTCCAGCGTTCTATCAGGCGATGTTCGCCATGCTCGACAGCACTGGCGAGTGGAGCGGTGAGATCTGGAACCGCCGCAAAAGCGGCGAGATCTACCCGCAATGGCAGACCATCCGCCTGATTCATGACGATCTGGGCCGGATCAGTCATTACGTGGCAGTGTTTTCCGACATCAGCGCGATCAAGAACTCCGAACACGAACTGATGCACCTGGCCCACCACGACCCGCTGACCGACCTGCCCAATCGCCTACTGTTCAATGACCGCGTCGAGCAGGCGCTGACGTCGGCGCAATTGCACAAGCGTGGCTGCGCCTTGCTGATGATCGATCTCGATCACTTCAAGATGATCAACGACAGCCTCGGGCACAACATCGGCGACCAGATGCTCAAGGCGGTGGCCGAACGTTTCAAAGGCTTGTTCACGCCGGGCATCACCCTGGCGCGCTTGGGCGGCGACGAATTCGCCGTGCTCGCAGAAAACTGTCCGCAACTGGTGCAGGCAGCGGCGCTGGCGCAGCGGATCATCGATGGCCTCAAGGAGCCGTTCGAGATCGATGGGCATCAGTTGTTCATCAACGCCAGCATCGGCATCAGCCTGTTCCCCAGCGACGCCTTGAGCGCCGAGCAATTGCTGCGCAATGCCGACTCGGCGCTGTTCAAGGCCAAGAGCACCGGGCGCGATGGTTACGCGCTGTACACCGAAGAATTGACCGCCCATGCCCAGCAGCGGGTCGAAATCGCCTTCGAACTGCGCCGCGCATTGGAACTGCAGGAACTGCGGGTTTACTACCAGCCGGTTCATGACCTCAAAACCAGTCGCCTGATCGGCGTCGAAGCGCTGGTGCGCTGGGAGCATCCGCAGCGCGGATTGATTTCGCCGGCAGAGTTCATCCCCGTTGCCGAACGCACCGGGTTGATCGCCGAGATCGACGCCTGGGTCATGCAGCAGGCCTGTCAGCAGATGTGCCAATGGCAACAGGCTGGGGTGGTGTTGTCGTTTGTCGCGGTGAATGTGTCTTCGCGCCTGTTTGCCCGCCGCGAGTTGTATCAGCAGGTGGCGCACGTGCTGCACGAAACCGGCCTGGATCCGGCGTACCTGGAACTGGAAGTCACCGAAAGCGCGGTGATGGACGATCCGGAAGTGGCGCTGGAGCAGATGCACCGCTTGCGCGAACTGGGCGTGCGGCTGGCCATCGACGATTTTGGCACCGGCTATTCGTCGTTGCTGCGACTCAAACGCTTGCCGGTGCAGAAACTCAAGATCGACCAGGGTTTTGTCGCCGGATTGCCGTGGGATGAGGATGACGGCGCGATTGTGCGAGTGATCATTGCGTTGGCCAAAAGCATGGGGATGCAGGTGCACGCCGAAGGGATCGAGCAAGCGGAGCAGGCGGGGTTCCTGCTCGAACACGATTGCGATCTGGGGCAAGGTTATTGGTTTGGGCGGCCGGTGCCGGCAGAGCAACTTGATTGGGCGCGGGCGCCAGTGATTGGCTAA
- the desA gene encoding delta-9 fatty acid desaturase DesA, with product MWYEGFLGLSPWSLVAVTLLMTHVTIVGVTVYLHRYSAHRSLELNAGLKHFFRFWLWLTTAQNTREWTAIHRKHHAKCETVDDPHSPVIKGLSTVLRKGAELYREEAENPETLRIYGKNCPEDWIERNLYSRFPLLGVAIMGVIDLLLFGTIGITIWAIQMMWIPVWAAGVVNGLGHAIGYRNFECRDAATNLVPWGILIGGEELHNNHHTYPNSAKLSVKKWEFDLGWAWIQVFSFFRLAKVQRVAPIAHRVEGKGSLDMDTAMAILNNRFQIMAQYRKLVIAPLVKQELEKVDHSVRHQFHRAKRLLSRETSLLDDKHHIRIQNMLEHSQALKVIYEKRLALQQIWVKTSSNGHDMLAAIKDWVHEAEASGIQSLRDFADQLKTYSLRPAAV from the coding sequence ATGTGGTACGAAGGTTTTCTCGGCTTGTCGCCCTGGTCACTGGTGGCAGTCACCCTGCTGATGACCCATGTGACCATTGTTGGTGTCACGGTCTATCTGCATCGTTATTCAGCCCATCGCTCCCTGGAGCTCAATGCCGGCCTGAAACATTTCTTCCGCTTCTGGCTGTGGTTGACCACGGCGCAGAACACCCGCGAGTGGACCGCCATCCACCGCAAGCATCACGCCAAATGCGAAACCGTCGATGACCCGCACAGCCCGGTCATCAAGGGCCTTTCCACGGTTTTGCGCAAGGGCGCCGAGTTGTACCGCGAAGAAGCGGAAAACCCGGAAACCCTGCGCATCTATGGCAAGAACTGCCCCGAAGACTGGATCGAACGCAATCTCTACAGCCGTTTCCCGCTGTTGGGCGTGGCGATCATGGGCGTCATCGACCTGCTGCTGTTCGGCACCATCGGTATCACCATCTGGGCCATCCAGATGATGTGGATCCCGGTCTGGGCTGCCGGCGTGGTCAATGGCCTGGGCCATGCCATCGGCTACCGCAACTTCGAATGCCGCGACGCGGCGACCAATCTGGTGCCCTGGGGCATCCTGATCGGCGGCGAAGAACTGCATAACAACCATCACACCTACCCTAACTCGGCAAAACTGTCGGTGAAGAAGTGGGAATTCGACCTCGGCTGGGCCTGGATCCAGGTCTTCAGTTTCTTCCGTCTGGCCAAGGTCCAGCGGGTGGCGCCGATCGCCCACCGGGTCGAAGGCAAGGGCAGCCTGGACATGGACACCGCCATGGCCATCCTCAACAACCGCTTCCAGATCATGGCCCAGTACCGCAAGCTGGTGATCGCGCCGCTGGTCAAGCAGGAGCTGGAAAAGGTCGATCATTCGGTCCGTCACCAGTTCCATCGCGCCAAGCGTCTACTCTCGCGGGAAACCAGCCTGCTGGATGACAAGCACCATATCCGCATCCAGAACATGCTCGAACACAGCCAGGCGCTGAAGGTAATTTACGAGAAACGCCTGGCCTTGCAGCAGATCTGGGTCAAGACCAGCTCAAATGGTCACGACATGCTTGCCGCCATCAAGGATTGGGTACACGAAGCCGAAGCCAGCGGTATTCAATCCCTGCGCGACTTCGCCGACCAGCTGAAAACCTACTCCCTGCGCCCTGCCGCAGTCTGA
- a CDS encoding GGDEF domain-containing protein: MVNKNLQDSSLPQWPEAAQTLMALMHAQGEVARLSEREQLFSSLLVSVNAVLWAFNWETRQVLYVSPAYERIFGRSAGLLLADYNQWRDSIYPDDLDYAERSLAEVLEKGAVEDREYRIIAADGQVRWLSDKCFINRQADPGQPVIIVGIAEDITEKKQMETELQRLATTDVLTQSSNRRHFFECAHREFEQARLQGAPLAFLLLDIDDFKVVNDTYGHQGGDTVLQRIAESGRAALRRGDLFGRIGGEEFAAVFPGCAPDMAMQVAERLQREIQRLSFSHDDQTFGITVSQGLTSLTSEDESLDSLFARADAAMYEAKRQGKNRIISA; encoded by the coding sequence ATGGTCAATAAAAACCTACAAGACTCATCCCTCCCCCAGTGGCCAGAAGCCGCGCAAACCCTGATGGCGTTGATGCACGCCCAAGGTGAAGTCGCACGCCTGAGCGAACGCGAACAACTGTTCAGCTCGCTGCTGGTCAGCGTCAACGCCGTGCTTTGGGCCTTCAACTGGGAAACCCGTCAGGTGCTCTACGTCAGCCCCGCCTATGAACGGATTTTCGGCCGTTCCGCCGGTCTGCTACTGGCCGACTACAACCAGTGGCGCGACAGCATCTACCCCGACGACCTGGACTACGCCGAGCGCAGCCTGGCCGAAGTGCTGGAAAAAGGTGCCGTTGAAGACCGCGAATACCGCATCATCGCCGCTGACGGCCAGGTGCGCTGGCTCAGCGACAAGTGCTTCATCAACCGTCAGGCCGATCCGGGGCAACCGGTGATCATCGTCGGCATCGCCGAAGACATCACCGAAAAGAAGCAGATGGAAACCGAGCTGCAACGCCTGGCGACCACCGACGTGCTGACCCAGAGCAGCAACCGCCGGCACTTCTTCGAATGCGCCCATCGCGAGTTCGAACAGGCGCGACTGCAAGGCGCGCCGCTGGCCTTCCTGCTGCTGGACATCGATGATTTCAAAGTGGTCAACGACACCTACGGCCACCAGGGCGGCGACACCGTGCTGCAGCGCATCGCCGAGAGCGGTCGCGCGGCTTTACGTCGGGGCGATCTGTTCGGGCGAATTGGCGGGGAAGAGTTTGCGGCAGTGTTCCCCGGCTGCGCGCCGGACATGGCCATGCAAGTGGCCGAGCGCCTCCAACGGGAGATTCAGCGCCTGAGCTTCAGCCATGACGACCAGACCTTCGGCATCACCGTCAGCCAGGGCTTGACCAGCCTCACCAGCGAGGACGAAAGCCTCGACAGCCTGTTCGCCCGCGCCGATGCGGCGATGTACGAGGCCAAGCGCCAGGGCAAGAACCGCATCATCTCCGCCTGA
- a CDS encoding response regulator, with product MTAVVLPAVPRVLIAEADPWSRDLLKQVLLNVRCDARLDLCADGQQAMELLSEVPYDLVIVDWELPGIDGMNVLRSVRQRKRNPPLPFILMSSRNDIASVREALPLAPTAYLTKPLDMEGLTLRLQDLLLNAGEEVSCEAPTLSPGMTLSVYLERRRESTDGAALMTDVQLAVKRSLNPNGLDLTLLEGEIRNDPQITAVLIAAANSAAQHHGAGVQTLSQALHRLGTAQSMNLILGLALKRCARLSDPQLADYAERYWELSLRTAEYGRTLARLLDLDQERCYCAGMLHRLGDLALLRCLQEWKQAGGELDEWEEVGDALAEFGAGYGSALRTRWRLPLELRELIAAVYQLGGGVYSREALVMNMAAQLARLTEHEGIEELSKSRTARLLKIGLPELMRLRKK from the coding sequence ATGACCGCTGTGGTGTTACCCGCTGTTCCGCGAGTGCTGATTGCCGAAGCTGACCCTTGGTCCCGCGACCTGCTCAAGCAGGTATTGTTGAATGTGCGCTGCGACGCGCGGCTGGACCTGTGTGCTGATGGCCAGCAGGCCATGGAGCTGCTGTCGGAAGTGCCTTATGACTTGGTGATCGTCGATTGGGAGTTGCCGGGCATCGATGGCATGAACGTCTTGCGCAGTGTGCGCCAGCGCAAACGCAACCCGCCGCTGCCGTTCATTCTGATGAGCAGTCGCAACGACATCGCGAGCGTGCGCGAAGCCTTGCCCCTGGCGCCTACCGCGTACCTGACCAAACCGCTGGACATGGAAGGCCTGACGCTTCGTCTGCAGGATTTGCTGCTGAACGCCGGTGAAGAGGTTTCGTGCGAGGCGCCAACGTTGTCGCCGGGTATGACCTTGTCGGTGTACCTGGAGCGGCGACGTGAGTCGACAGACGGTGCGGCGTTGATGACCGACGTGCAGTTGGCGGTCAAACGCAGCCTTAATCCCAATGGTCTCGACTTGACGTTGCTGGAAGGCGAGATCCGCAATGACCCGCAAATCACTGCCGTCCTGATCGCCGCCGCCAACAGTGCGGCGCAACATCATGGTGCGGGGGTGCAAACCCTGTCCCAGGCGCTGCATCGCTTGGGCACCGCGCAAAGCATGAACCTGATTCTCGGCTTGGCGCTCAAGCGTTGCGCGCGACTTAGCGATCCGCAGTTGGCGGACTATGCCGAGCGGTATTGGGAGCTGTCGCTGCGCACCGCCGAATATGGCCGGACCCTGGCGCGCTTGCTGGACCTGGACCAGGAGCGCTGTTATTGCGCGGGGATGTTGCATCGTCTCGGCGACTTGGCGCTGCTGCGCTGTTTGCAGGAATGGAAGCAGGCCGGCGGCGAGCTGGATGAATGGGAAGAGGTCGGCGACGCATTGGCCGAGTTCGGCGCCGGGTATGGCTCGGCGCTGCGAACGCGCTGGCGCCTGCCGCTGGAGTTGCGAGAGTTGATTGCAGCGGTCTACCAGCTCGGTGGCGGGGTTTACTCCCGCGAAGCGCTGGTGATGAACATGGCCGCGCAACTGGCGCGCCTGACCGAGCATGAGGGCATTGAGGAGTTATCCAAAAGCCGGACGGCGCGGTTGCTGAAGATCGGGTTGCCGGAATTGATGCGCCTACGCAAAAAATAA